ATACTATAACATTCCAGCCAAACCGTCATCCATATGAGAGCGTGACAATATTCTGTCCATCCGAGCGCTCAGAGCTGGTGGACCTACTGAGCTCGGAGGACGTGCTTCTGGACCTCACACAACCATTGTACCTGAACTTCACTCACGAGGCCATCGTGGAAAGATTTGAAAAACGATATGAAGCCCACGACAAAATCACGGGAGATGTATACGTTTGTGTCAACCCACCAGATGATAACATTGAAGAGTTAGTAATGTTAATTtagtattgttaaatttagataactgtttaaaaatgtaccaAAACTattgtgaataataaatatggtaAATATATGGGGTAGCAATAGATTATGATAGACTTAAAGTAGTGGTAATTTATATGTGTAGATAttctgtaaacaaaatatatcgaaTAGAAAAGTGGCTTCGTTCTAGGATTATAGTTAAAACTCGAACTTAAAAAACGTTagcgttatatatatatatatatatatatatatatatatatatatatatattatttttttatttgtaatgtatttattgttaatccACAGATTGCCACCGGACGTGGAGTTAGTCCGCCTTCAGCCGGAACACATGAAGGCTGTTCACGATCTGTATCCGGCTAGCGACATCGAATGTCGGGAGGTGTTCGAGAAGCTGGTGGCCGAACTGCCAGCGTACGGCATCTTCGTGGAAGGTCAACTGGCAGCCTGGATGGTGCAGTCATATTACGGCGCCATGTTCTCCATGCAGACCAGACCAGAGTTCCGTAGGAAAGGCTATGGTATATTCCTAGCGAGGCGTCTCACCAAGGAGGTAGCTGCGCGCGGCTATAAGCCGTTCGTCGTTATTCGTCCGGAAAACGACGCGTCCCGTTCCCTATACTCAAAACTGGGCTTCGAGAAACGTTTCCGAACGGTGCGCGCCGTTTTGCGTCCTCGCTAATTCAACGTTGATCACTagcagattttatttttttaagaattttgaaATCAATTTAGCTTGCGATCTTTGATCGTTTAGAGAAATTTAGCGGTAGCTATAAGATGGGACGGCTAGTGCTTTCAAATTGTGTTCCATTCATCTTTGATGATATGATTCAATGTATTGGAAGAAAAAAGTTGCTGTCGAAAACATAAATGGGTCtaatagtttttcaataataggttttgttaaattcattaatatacaaaagatTTGAAAGCAGTAGTCGTTTGCTGCGTTCTAGCGCTAGCTTAGTTACTGATATCAATGATGCTAACTGTTCAAGGATTTCGAAATCTTGTACTATATAACCTTAACTCTTTAGAAAGAAACCAGAAGATCTACACTCGCCAACCCCTAATATTATTGGAGGGATACGGTTATTCAAGATTTCTAGTCTTGATCCAGTTGGTACTATATCATTTAGGCGAATGCTTTATTACCACTCGTTGAAGCGGAGCTGATTATCTCATAGCCCTTGAAGTTTCGGGACCCCGCTCTATCTGTGTGATAATTGATATGATACTAACATGAGATAAAAGTTACCGTCAGCACTCGAGTTGCACAATCCAAATATCTAAAGCACCGTTATTGTCCAGACgctatttaaatagttatgaaaatgtaagggccataatttttttgtaatccaaaaaaataagatagcatttatagattttgatataacaataatagattgcttattgaatttttttttcgtttgtatttttttttttatatacttttgctGGTTTTATAGAGGGGTATATTGAGAGGTTATGGAAGGGTCAAGTCTGCATCCGTACTGGATGTCAAACTGGTTTTTGATGAGCAGTTTCCGGTTACTGTTTTGTATTCTATGTAGACttggtttttttataaatggtaATTTTTACGTCGtggtaaagaaaaaaatcaataaaaatttgatacgaaaagtaggtaggtaggtatttttaatatgggaaaatattttacaattatattggcATAGTTATTCGTGATTTATATCCAATGTGTACATGAGAACGTTCGCTACGATTCGTCTGGTATTTATCTAGTATTTAGTTGGacgcttttattataatattcagttttgtatttttttttttacataaccgTGAATGTCTTGAGAATTGTAATAGCCTGTCATGGAAGAGATTggacaaatttaattacaactgttaaaatcaatgttaaaaataatctatagctttttattgtaattaatcataaaagattaataaatgaaagagCACTTTTTGAAACCGGCACTTAGCTTgagatcattttatataaaattttgctcaAATTAAGAGCTTCCACCTTTTATAAAGTTGATTGCGTCATTAATGCAAAATgccaaatacattttaattattagcagaacaaatataaaatctagtAATAAACTTAATTCATCAATTGACATAGCAATAAGCTCTTATTAAATATGGCAAATgagtgaaaaatttaaaggaaaagAAAAGTATCCAACTGTCAGAAAGGTTACCATCAATTcttatttgacatttaataacCGTTCAAGaattgttgaaatataaattttgatctcaaaaagttatttcacTGCTTTTGTCAGATTAAAATTGATGGTAAACCAAATTATCCATAGTTATTCTAACAGTTTGTTAAACTCGATAGTCTAATATAAAACACGTTTGACgaatgaaacatttaaattaaattaatattatgtaacgtTTGAAATCTTATTCCGCCTtttgttaagataaaaaaaaaacaaagcacATCTACTAATTAGAAAATCAAAGATCATCAAACGCAATCATGCTGATGCTTCTCCACTTTTCCTACTATTCGTAGGTGTATATGATTAAGTAGTTCGAAATctcttcaaaatattaattataagaacagTTTTCTGAACACATTCCATTGCCTGAGCAAAAAGGACAAGTATCCGTCCTCGACACAATTGGAGCAAAATTCAGTACATTAACGAAAGTTGTTTAAATCAAAAGCTACACGAATAAAGTAGATACCGTTCTTTATTGTGTTTATCGCATTACCTTCCAAaggtataaagaaaaattaataaaattatatattatactaaaatgagttttatttacttatttcgaAATATATCTGCAACAGTTTTTTTCATTcccttaaaaaatacattattaattacgatcaggatatttttttcagctttcttattattttcgaCGCAAAGAGAATCCTATGTTCAAAATATCcaaccaataaaatattttaaaaacacaccTAGTCAAATTAGGTCAATTAatgagtaatttaatttttacttaaaatccTCATCTATTTATTACCTTTACAAGTAAATTTATTCCACGAGTATAATGCAAGAAAACAAAGGCGTAACCTTCATAATCATCACAAGGATTTTCAAATaggtaatatataacttttcgtttaaaaatgtacCTACCCTACAGCTGGATCCAATCCTATGTGGCCAGTATTCAAATCATTTCAAACTATTTACATCACCAGCTGTTAGTGTACCATCAGATATATTATACcgatttaataatacaaatactaaaatttatgtatattccaTATTCTACCACCAggctgataattttaaatttttatatacatatgaattaCATCACATCATTGTGGTTAACAAAAGAAAGctctttttatgatatttttttttttggaactcATGACATAAAAGTTAATGTTAATAGTAAGAAGACTTTTTGTTATActgacatattaaatataaaattaaatcagttATAACTATCAATTCTTTTAGGGCTACTAGTTTATATAGGTAAAGTTATCAAAATACTCCAAGcatagttattaatatattataaaaagtggAAAAAGTtctatatatcttaaaattaattataaggcTATGATGAGATAGCAGTTTTACTACAAAagtatcattaatttattttatacttttatgaaaatgaaaaactaaaaaaagctaaataaatacataaaagaaagaaattatGGTTGTTAATACATACAAtggtttataattaaatagaaatacaaaattaaatagaaaaacaaaatagaaatACAATGGTTTATAATTTCGAAGGAAtgagaatttataaaacttatgtaAGGCTTGGAGATTATGTtgactgaaattaaaaataaaagaacagATATAAcggaaaaattacttataaaaaaatatctgtaacagtagaattaaatatttttaatatgaaaaaaaaaaaacaaaactaaaaaggCTCTACAAAAACGAAAAATCATTCAGAAAGAAAGGAAGCAGTAAATATATTACCATTTGTTACTTTTTCCTCACTTTCAAATAGCAAAAactatattgataataaatctTCTTTTACGTCTTTCGTTACcttaacctttttttaaacaatttcctACGTTATTCGATTAAAagtcatttgtaataaataaaaaagcttgtttattttatttttttcactatgCAGCTGTATTACTAGgtttatctaataataatattcaagtacataaagttatttattatttttgactaATACAGCCtgctttttttgtattataaattaaaattaaaaattctgtttatttctgtaatccctaattaaacattttcttctaattttcttatatacgaATTGTAGATAGGTGCTTAATGTATGTTatcactaaataaatttttagttcaCTTATATTGTGATTACATGTGCCTTAAGAATTAaaacttcattatattattattaacagtaaaattaaaattgcagTGAAAGTCATTTAAGTTCAACTTTTTGCTTATCAACCTTTATAatgttgttgtttgtttaaactttaaaatatggccttcatccgtgcaaagacgtgtacagtatattctgccagtgtcgtgtaaAATGGAGGAGACACATCCGGGATTAACTTttgattgaattaaattttaacagccTTGACTGTAGTCTCAATTAGGAACTTTGTTAGTAGAtctaaaacaacacaaattcaatttgatgcaaatataataataattactcttttttctttaataatctGTCTTATCTGTGGTAAAATGgtcaaaaatgtaaaattcaaATGTCAAATTCTACTTTATGCCATAATGGAGGATCtgttttgattgttttatatgttttcgTGCATTTTATCTTAACAACTATGAATTTAGTCTGATTTTTTTGGatgaaattctaaatatttattaggaaTAATGACTAGTTTAATAGATAAGATTGAAATGTTGATAAAGCGAGAGAAAACAACACCTGACCGCAAAAAAGACGATACAACAAAGTCATCCAGTGAAATACTCTCTGAACTTTTTAGTGCTTTTAATGCGGACCCTCCGAAAATTGATGACATTGCCTTTAAAAAGGCCAAGAAAAGcaagaaaaaacataaaaaggaaaagaaaaaaCGCAGTCGAAGTGCCAGTGTTAGTAGTGATAGTGATTACAGTAGGAAACGCAAAAAGCGAAAAAAGAGTAAGTCTAAGAAACGTAAGGAGGATCGCTCACCCTCACGTCGTTATTCAAAATCACCTATATCTAAAAGAGAATTAAAGGTAAAGATTAAAAACGAACTGGATAAGATAAATCAAGAAGCTCCGGTTAAAGTAAAAGAAGAATTGAAAATCAAAACGGAACCGGTTAAGACAGAGGTTATTAAGGATGATACGAACGACTCTTGTATAGTACTTGATGATGACATTGATGCCAGTGAAATCCCCATGCCTGAATCTCCAATCGATAAGCTTAAATCAGATCTCAGGTCGAAACTagataaaaaacaagaaagtGTAACAGACAAtgacaaaacaaaaagtaaaatacaaattaagaaTCTGAAATTTAGTACAGTTTTCGAAGAGACTGTGAAAAAGGCTGAAGAAGAAGCTAAGAAGAAAAAGGAGAAGTTGGAAGAGGGGGAATACACAGATTCCTCGAGTAGTTCAGACGGGGATGAAGTATCTAACTCACAGTTCCCGAAGTCATCAGATCTAGTCGGAATATTAAGGCAACAGGCTGCAGAAGAAACTAAATTGTAAGTGTAAACTCTTACAATAAACATTCTCTTTCTCTCTTTTAGTTAGTGACATACCTTATAGATTTCACCAACGTCATGTGTCAATATTACACTGAACTATCTAAGGAGGGACTTTTTGATTGAACAAGGTTACAACGAGATACCAAGAACTGTGATACTGCCGAGCAATCACAGcagttatatgatataattaaccttaatgtatatagttttctaCACTACTTTGACAGAACATTAACTTGCTcaacattattgtattaatacttaattcatatataattaaagtactGGACACTTTCttctaaaaaatttatatcaacacATGAACATACATTTAAACGGAAAATTTAGAATGCCTTAAACAAGAAAACACTATATTCTGAAAATCATAGGTTAAAATCCTccttttattgaaaaagtctcctatgttttttttatttgaattttatatcataaatgtgctcaaatattattaatgtttaaataataattatatgctaTTTATTCACATTATATTACTGGGTGTTTATGAGGTGACATACCATGTGTGGAAATGGTACATAACTATTGAgacaattattcaaattacagAATTGAAGAGCAAAAAACTGTGAATAGAGTGAAAACAACAGAAAAATCACATAAAACTTCACAAAGAGATAGGAGTAGATCAAGAAAGCGGTAAgtatacttaaaaatgtttcatacacagtatattatatataaatacaaaaatgtctaTTGCTTGTGTGATACAATAATACTGAAGGTATTTGTTATGACaagtctttaattaaaaattaaatagatgaaaaaataattcacaaacACATGCAGACTGACTTGTCAATTTAACACACATGAGATGATTTAggacaaataaatctttagaTATCAGTCAGGGACTcgtgaaataaatatgattttttaaatattacaatatacctttttatttcttaagcctaaacatatttaaataataaaatggtattatatatatataaatatatatatttttcaaaattatttttaaaataggttttaaataaaaaaccttattacttatttaaccGATGTTAAGACAAGTTCAAAGAAATCTTTCATATATCTTCTATAGAACGTCATAATAATGACACCAAATGAAAACTGTCATTCATCAGCTGCTGTATTGGGGAAATAGgttcataaataaagtaataatcaaatatattaatgaaatataagatCTATCAATACTttgattattacaaaaactaaaggttcatataaaaaactaaagaacttaagaaaagttattttacttttcttgcgtatttgtatttcaaatatgtgtatttaaaacaattcagaTCACCAAactttattgcttttttttctaacatctATGAATTCTATACCATTCTTGTCATCTGcgaaaaaacaaatgttaattataatttttagtcaCTCTGTTATCTTCGGACCAatcttaagatatttatatcttgTGTGTTAGTAACAAACTGGCTCACGCTATTATAGCACaacagaataaattataaatgaatatttctttattggtaaaatataaataaactaatgacAAGccctatatattaataaagtgctctatcagaaattattttaagatctGCTTGAAACTTCTGCTAATTAgttatttgtatgaattttcttgtactaaattatttataatatatatacattatataatactactacaagaattatatttgaagGTCAACCAGTAGAAAACGTTCCAAATCCCGTTCAACGTCACGGCATAGAAGACGACACAGAAGTCGGTCCAAGTCCCATCACAGAACCCGGTCGAGATCCAGACGGAGTCATTCGAGACATCGATCCAGGTCCAGAAGATCCAGATCGAGACACCGATCCACATCACGATCCAGACATCGCTCGTCATCAAAATCCAGACACCGGTCCCGACACTCTTCCAGACATCGGCGGAGGTCTAGgtgatttttaattgaaattttatgacataagGATATATGGGTAACGATGTACATCTATCCATGAAATTCTTATGGATAACTTGCTACTAAAATTTGTGCCCGAGTCCCACAAGACAACACCACGTGTATATTTCTTTGAGTTTTAAAAGGAGCTATTTGATACAAGTTTCACTTCCTCCAAGTAGTTATTagttataactaataaaatcatGATTATGTTTCTACCCATCATTCCTATACATGCATGGTTTCtgcatattattatagacatatacatttttatttaccaaaacatttatgtttttactCAGTTACAATAACTAAATGGTTGTTATGATTCTTCTATATTCCCCCAGATCCCCAACAGGAGTCCGTCTAGCCGATAGTGAGAAGAAGCGTCTGTTAGAGGTAGCTCGACGGAACGCCATTAACATGTTGAAGAACGGAGCTGTACCGGCGGGAGCCGCCGCCCTCCCGCCCCATACACGGAATCAGGTCATGGCCGCTATACAGTCTGGAGGTAaagacacacacatacacacacatacatatatataccacACTGAAGCAATTGTGCGTTTTATGATTTTGTATGGAGTAGGTAAATAGAGAGAAGAGAgaacacaatttatattattaaacaatcatATTCGTGggtatagtttattttagataacgTTTTTTGCGACGCCAGTGacgttgtaattatttttcttacttttattGGAAGTCTTATGCTGTTTGTATGGAAGGCATTAATAACCGAAGTATTCCAAGTATTTTCCACAATTTACGGACTTTGTCGTTGAATCGAGAATCGAGTGACGTCACATCAGTGACAGTCCATCATACTTCTATTACTAAAATTTCAACACTATCACTAACATTTGCAATGTCACAGACCATCATTGCCATATACATTACATTTCAGGTAAATCGGTTGATGAACTGACAGATTTCTGTAAgcatttatcaaaaaaggaaGCTCTGGGTGAACTATCATCTGTGTCATCCAATGATGAAGATATGTCAGAGAATGAAGACACAATAGCCTTCCATCATCCGTTCCTGGTGAAGGAAAAAGCGCCCATCATTATGAATATAAGggtatttttgatataaaaatatatttttttatcttattattgtttacttcaactatataaaaatcctTCAACTTCAGGCTATCTGcttgaaatcataaataacctgtaatattttttgtttcacctattttatgtacatatcaAGTGTATAGGATTTTTTCTGTCATGTTGtacactaaataaattattaatagtgatttatacaaaatgttgTCCAACTtcttgattaataaaattgtctctGTGGACCTAAAAGTGACTGTGTTggcatgaaaaaaaaaaaatatgtattcataaTTTGTAATCCAAAGTCATAgcaaattcattaaaaaatactcttCGACTTTACCTAATGTaggctattaatatattaaaatacgaagCGACTGTTCccagtaaaaattatatcaagttTAAGGCAAAATGACTAAAtagaagtttaatttttttttaatttcttcacatatatatatatgaggttTTGGTGACCTCTGACcttgttatacaaattaataatgaatctGTTAATTCCGTATCAGGGTGGAGCTCCACTGCCCACAAAAACCAGCATCCCTGTGGCAAACAAAGACGAACTCCGTCTACAGTTCCCTGTCTCATCGGGTACACAGCACAGAGAGAAGGCTGATACAACGGACAATGAAGATatggtatatattaattactaattcacattcaatacaaaaaaatccttaaaaatatctgttatatatatatatatataacagatatATGCTAACATAAGGATAACACATTTAGTAGTTTAGAGAATAAcatgcatacatacatacatccagGCACAAATATACACtagcataaatataatacatatataatttttttaaaaacgaagCTCTTTCCATctcaaagataataatttttaacttcaaaTTTCAGCAACTGGCGGTCATAAACACGAAACCATCGAGTCCATTGGCTAAAACGTGAGTTGgctaacaaaaattatattgaataatgtacgtaagtttgttataataatgtgtttatattattttagactgGAACCGATCGCTCTTCCCGGTCCCAAACCGgactatttaaaagtattcacAGGTGGAAACAGTGAGTATGAAAcctatatatacatgtacattatgtatgtcaaatattattgatattttaacaaaaatatacagtttgaactattttcttatttgatctttttttttaaattgattacattgtaaatataaaaatgtaagtcatctctggaaatatatttttattactatatagcAGTCATCAGTATATAGCTCACAGTCACATCTCATCATTACAAAAGACGTATGTTTTACAATGATTTTGggtgattttatataaatgcttaAAAATCACTTCAACCTTTTTTAAGACGTCCAATTCTAAAACATTgttctcatataaaatatgataagtttcacctttttttatacaaaaacgtATGTTTTAAGGTCTCAGCACGGTTCCTGCATTGCCAGCCGCTACATCAACTATAGACAAGGCtaaggtattaaaaattatataatattaattaaaattaagaattacttttttaattagatgAAATTTATACATCCTGTATATggcaataaatattgaattattacagGATGTTGCATCAATAGTGTCAGAGAAGTTGTCTTTAATAAGAAAAGAACAAGAGAATTATGAAGTTGCGCCTACACATGGGGTAAGTGTATATGTTAATAAGCTTATCAACATTAAATTTACCATTAATATAAGATAAGGTATTATTGCAAACcttttttccatattttatatatgtgctactttaaaaatttctgtacaaaaattattaataattaaaaagtaacctCATACTTGCTTGTCACGAatctattaatgttatatctgtttcatataaattattaaaattttcttgttcaaatattaaacatgtagGTAATAAAGACTTTAAGTAATGTAACAAAGCCttacctttatttatataatctgtattcaagaattcatatataataaatatctgtaaTTCCAGTTCGGCTTCAAGAGTTCATCCCTGGGACAATTCACGGGGTCCACTGGAGCTCACATACTTACCCCACGAGAACTAGCCAGCGGGGCACAAGCCTGGGCTAAGAAGGTacctatatttatgtatagtcCGAATTGcgtataaacaattttatagcccttttgttttaattctcCTTAAACTCTGTAAATAAAGCCTGTCATCATAGACTAGAGTGGTACATATTGACATATAGTCTGATTTccttttagtttattttgaagCTTACCATATTAAACatccattttatattgtaaacttGATAGGTTTTTacgattagtttaatttacaatGCATTACTATTTACAATCCGGTGATATAGTCCGTAAAGTATTGCCCAGGTTCAGttttcaaaactattaaaaatcattttaaatattcaataaatttttgatgaataagaaattctattattaattttaaaaattgtcgttatttaaagaaaaaaagcaattaataaaacattattaaatatggaCTAGAAGCTTTTTTTGTATTGGCGAAGAtgtatttattagatattacGGTTGAAAGATTGCaaatacacataaaaacaaaattataattaaatacgagTTACTGActgtgatttatatataatgtatgtatgtatatatatattttataatgtttttgtgtgACATAAAGCAACAAGTATTATACAGAACCCaagaaaagtaattaattgataaataaaaaattatatatctaaaatagtatttgtgtttttaattacagCTAATGAACAAATCTAATTAGGTTCAAATAGATTGTGGTTCTGTATAATACTCGAtactttcaataaattttctttcagcTCAACCGTTGGTCGGGAAATGCGTAAACGTCTCGATGGTGCGGAATTCGGTCAGAGAATATAATACACTGTATTATTCTTTCTGacttatttcatatatcatGATGGTTATTACAACATTGGCTACTAAAATATACGAATAGTCCACGagacttatatatgtatattcatgaATAGCCCAGAAGATTTATGTTGCTACTCATCACAAATAGTCCAAAAGGGATAACGgtatattgattaatattggtgatatttaaataaattactattttaatgattaatgtATTCGTATATTGAGTTTTGGTTAATGTTGTTTTAACCATCGCTACCAAAACCGTTCTCTGTGTAAAGAGAGAACTGTGGTAGTTCGCTCTTTAcactcaaaaaaaaatgattgcaCAATGGTAATTTTCATGCCATTTAAGGGCATTTCAATTATCATTAATGTTAACAAATATTCAGTTTTCcctatacttaaaaatatatatatatataccgtcaagattaaaaaatatattgatataattaatatattttatgctaattaagattaattcagtttaaatattgaaaattgatAACTCCTGTCAAAACTAATGATCTGATAAAATCCAAAATGGATTACAAGCTATTAAGACATAAGCCCAGTGATTCTAAGCCGTGACGTAAAAACTGGTATTCAGAAAAGCTGGGCTTAAAAGGGGAATTCTTGAATATTTGTTGCAGCTTTTAAGAGCTAAGGATCCATGGGCGGTTCATTAATCGGGTCACTGTCGGCATATTACAATAGTGCAACAAAGGTAAGGAAAAATATGGGAAGATAAAAGAACGAATGATTGGTGATATGATATGGCAATGATCATTCAAGGTTAACGTGATTGAGTTGCGAATGAATGTAATAGAATGATTTGATTTAGGATCAGCTGGTACGAGCTGCTCCCGTTGAAGGTGGGATGGGAATGCATCTGCTACAGAAAATGGGTTGGACTCCCGGTCGGGGGTTAGGCAAAGAGGGCACTGGGGCGTTACAACCCCTATTGCTAGAGGTGAAGCTGGACACGAGGGGTCTAACA
This genomic window from Danaus plexippus chromosome 14, MEX_DaPlex, whole genome shotgun sequence contains:
- the LOC116769501 gene encoding protein Son isoform X3, with translation MTSLIDKIEMLIKREKTTPDRKKDDTTKSSSEILSELFSAFNADPPKIDDIAFKKAKKSKKKHKKEKKKRSRSASVSSDSDYSRKRKKRKKSKSKKRKEDRSPSRRYSKSPISKRELKVKIKNELDKINQEAPVKVKEELKIKTEPVKTEVIKDDTNDSCIVLDDDIDASEIPMPESPIDKLKSDLRSKLDKKQESVTDNDKTKSKIQIKNLKFSTVFEETVKKAEEEAKKKKEKLEEGEYTDSSSSSDGDEVSNSQFPKSSDLVGILRQQAAEETKLIEEQKTVNRVKTTEKSHKTSQRDRSRSRKRSTSRKRSKSRSTSRHRRRHRSRSKSHHRTRSRSRRSHSRHRSRSRRSRSRHRSTSRSRHRSSSKSRHRSRHSSRHRRRSRSPTGVRLADSEKKRLLEVARRNAINMLKNGAVPAGAAALPPHTRNQVMAAIQSGGKSVDELTDFCKHLSKKEALGELSSVSSNDEDMSENEDTIAFHHPFLVKEKAPIIMNIRGGAPLPTKTSIPVANKDELRLQFPVSSGTQHREKADTTDNEDMQLAVINTKPSSPLAKTLEPIALPGPKPDYLKVFTGGNSLSTVPALPAATSTIDKAKDVASIVSEKLSLIRKEQENYEVAPTHGFGFKSSSLGQFTGSTGAHILTPRELASGAQAWAKKLLRAKDPWAVH
- the LOC116769501 gene encoding protein Son isoform X4 — its product is MTSLIDKIEMLIKREKTTPDRKKDDTTKSSSEILSELFSAFNADPPKIDDIAFKKAKKSKKKHKKEKKKRSRSASVSSDSDYSRKRKKRKKSKSKKRKEDRSPSRRYSKSPISKRELKVKIKNELDKINQEAPVKVKEELKIKTEPVKTEVIKDDTNDSCIVLDDDIDASEIPMPESPIDKLKSDLRSKLDKKQESVTDNDKTKSKIQIKNLKFSTVFEETVKKAEEEAKKKKEKLEEGEYTDSSSSSDGDEVSNSQFPKSSDLVGILRQQAAEETKLIEEQKTVNRVKTTEKSHKTSQRDRSRSRKRSTSRKRSKSRSTSRHRRRHRSRSKSHHRTRSRSRRSHSRHRSRSRRSRSRHRSTSRSRHRSSSKSRHRSRHSSRHRRRSRSPTGVRLADSEKKRLLEVARRNAINMLKNGAVPAGAAALPPHTRNQVMAAIQSGGKSVDELTDFCKHLSKKEALGELSSVSSNDEDMSENEDTIAFHHPFLVKEKAPIIMNIRGGAPLPTKTSIPVANKDELRLQFPVSSGTQHREKADTTDNEDMQLAVINTKPSSPLAKTLEPIALPGPKPDYLKVFTGGNSLSTVPALPAATSTIDKAKDVASIVSEKLSLIRKEQENYEVAPTHGFGFKSSSLGQFTGSTGAHILTPRELASGAQAWAKKLNRWSGNA
- the LOC116769501 gene encoding protein Son isoform X2, whose amino-acid sequence is MTSLIDKIEMLIKREKTTPDRKKDDTTKSSSEILSELFSAFNADPPKIDDIAFKKAKKSKKKHKKEKKKRSRSASVSSDSDYSRKRKKRKKSKSKKRKEDRSPSRRYSKSPISKRELKVKIKNELDKINQEAPVKVKEELKIKTEPVKTEVIKDDTNDSCIVLDDDIDASEIPMPESPIDKLKSDLRSKLDKKQESVTDNDKTKSKIQIKNLKFSTVFEETVKKAEEEAKKKKEKLEEGEYTDSSSSSDGDEVSNSQFPKSSDLVGILRQQAAEETKLIEEQKTVNRVKTTEKSHKTSQRDRSRSRKRSTSRKRSKSRSTSRHRRRHRSRSKSHHRTRSRSRRSHSRHRSRSRRSRSRHRSTSRSRHRSSSKSRHRSRHSSRHRRRSRSPTGVRLADSEKKRLLEVARRNAINMLKNGAVPAGAAALPPHTRNQVMAAIQSGGKSVDELTDFCKHLSKKEALGELSSVSSNDEDMSENEDTIAFHHPFLVKEKAPIIMNIRGGAPLPTKTSIPVANKDELRLQFPVSSGTQHREKADTTDNEDMQLAVINTKPSSPLAKTLEPIALPGPKPDYLKVFTGGNSLSTVPALPAATSTIDKAKDVASIVSEKLSLIRKEQENYEVAPTHGFGFKSSSLGQFTGSTGAHILTPRELASGAQAWAKKDQLVRAAPVEGGMGMHLLQKMGWTPGRGLGKEGTGALQPLLLEVKLDTRGLTSKEEVKPQRIGRRGPAPLVAGGKHPVSLLGEYCSKQKLGPPEYSLCFECGPDHKKNFLFKVKVAGIEYQPAVASANKKQAKADAAQLALQKLGIVT